One Dokdonia sp. Dokd-P16 genomic window carries:
- the tilS gene encoding tRNA lysidine(34) synthetase TilS — MLEDFKHHIAQDLPFLLDSKILVTVSGGLDSMLLLQLCRQAGLTISVAHCNFNLRGVESDGDQAFVTSYCTLHNIPIYIKGFDTSAYAKTSKTSTQIAARELRYQWFKELSVAESLDFILTAHHLNDDLETFLINLGRGTGIKGLTGIPVVNGEIVRPLLKFSRKQLKNYALKEDLQWREDSSNATDNYVRNHIRHHAIPNLEEAQPNILKGLQHTQEHLKQSERLLKVYTGQLRQQFITESNGEEVVNLVALKQHSEPEAVLYQLLSPYGFTAWDDIYKLPQAQSGKEVTSSTHRLLKDRDKLIISVIKEEATRSYQWQQGEERIEGDFGILSVGEGTVLTSLSKQEIVVDAAHLGYPLTIRKWQDGDYFYPYGMKGKKKLSKYFKDEKLSLIAKEKVWLLCIDNAVIWVIGHRADDRFKVVDTTQKIIKFTII, encoded by the coding sequence ATGCTTGAGGATTTTAAGCACCATATCGCACAAGATTTACCATTTCTTCTTGATAGTAAGATACTCGTTACTGTAAGTGGCGGGCTTGATAGCATGCTCTTATTACAGCTATGTCGCCAGGCAGGGCTTACTATAAGTGTAGCACACTGTAATTTTAATTTAAGAGGAGTAGAGAGTGACGGTGATCAAGCTTTTGTTACAAGCTATTGTACGCTTCACAACATTCCTATTTATATAAAAGGGTTTGATACTTCTGCTTACGCGAAAACTTCCAAGACATCAACTCAGATCGCCGCAAGAGAACTTCGCTATCAGTGGTTTAAAGAACTTTCGGTTGCCGAAAGTTTAGATTTCATTTTAACTGCTCATCATCTCAACGATGATTTGGAGACATTTCTCATTAATTTAGGTCGTGGTACGGGTATAAAAGGACTCACAGGAATACCTGTGGTAAATGGAGAGATTGTGCGCCCTTTGCTCAAATTTTCGCGAAAGCAACTAAAAAATTATGCTTTAAAAGAAGATTTGCAATGGCGAGAAGATAGCAGTAATGCAACAGATAATTATGTGCGTAATCATATACGCCATCATGCAATACCTAATCTAGAGGAAGCTCAACCAAATATCCTCAAAGGGTTGCAGCATACGCAGGAGCACTTAAAACAAAGTGAACGTTTGCTGAAAGTTTATACAGGCCAATTACGACAACAATTTATAACCGAATCAAATGGTGAGGAAGTCGTAAATCTAGTAGCACTTAAACAGCATTCAGAGCCGGAAGCCGTGTTGTATCAATTATTATCACCTTATGGGTTTACTGCTTGGGATGACATTTATAAGTTGCCACAGGCGCAGTCTGGAAAAGAGGTTACGTCGAGTACGCATCGCTTATTAAAGGATAGAGATAAGTTAATTATTTCTGTAATTAAAGAGGAAGCAACACGTTCTTATCAATGGCAGCAAGGAGAGGAACGTATTGAAGGAGATTTTGGAATACTGTCTGTGGGAGAAGGAACTGTTTTAACTAGTTTGTCGAAGCAAGAGATAGTAGTAGATGCAGCGCATCTAGGGTACCCACTTACCATTAGAAAGTGGCAAGATGGTGATTACTTTTATCCTTATGGGATGAAGGGAAAGAAGAAGTTGAGTAAGTATTTCAAAGATGAAAAGTTATCTTTGATAGCAAAAGAAAAGGTCTGGCTTTTGTGCATTGATAATGCTGTAATATGGGTGATAGGTCACAGAGCAGACGACCGTTTTAAAGTAGTTGATACTACACAAAAAATAATAAAATTTACAATTATATGA
- a CDS encoding protein-disulfide reductase DsbD family protein, with translation MTRKAFIIATSLLLFIVSGVAAQGFGITQVTLDPVAWEGSVEKVSDTEYVLHYQATVEDGWYIYAQETPAGIPFNFEFLQKDAGITREKFALESETKTAYDEIFEEDVIKYAGQRPRLSMPITLTDKDITIVKSVINYQVCKEVCIPQDFYIAHNLKTGKVKAFTDYNEFEKYGATPAQKDKGEEEEGVIDDNGPSNKGLWATFFLSFLGGLAALFTPCVFPMIPMTVSYFTKQSKSRAAGIRNAIIYGISIIIIYVVLGLTVTGIFGATAIVEVSTSVTFNLVFFILLVVFAVSFFGAFEIMLPQKWANKIDSKADRGGFAGIFFMALALAIVSFSCTGPIVGVALVQSITEGGITPVISMLGFSTAIALPFALFAMFPGWLNSLPKSGGWLNTVKVVLGFLELGLALKFLSNADLVIDGHYLEREVFLVLLIAIMVGLALYLFGKIQLSHDTEVKNISVGRLLLGIITTAFILYLIPGLWGAPLKLISGFPPPMNYSESPYGIAGQATLSNSTAEFPENAEIGPHGLLSFTDYEAGMEYARKERKPVLLDFTGKACVNCRRMEELVWSKPGVLNILKNDVVLISLYGDSQEELPEAEQGVSASGRRIKTVGNKWSNFQIERYNLVAAPYYVMLDHDEKPLNKPVAYTPDAKKYENWLKTAITTFNNQ, from the coding sequence ATGACGCGTAAAGCATTCATTATAGCAACTTCTCTACTATTATTTATAGTTAGCGGAGTAGCCGCACAAGGATTTGGCATCACTCAAGTAACACTTGATCCCGTAGCCTGGGAAGGATCTGTAGAGAAAGTGTCAGACACGGAGTATGTCTTGCATTACCAAGCTACCGTAGAGGATGGATGGTACATCTATGCTCAAGAAACTCCAGCTGGAATTCCTTTTAATTTTGAGTTTTTACAAAAGGATGCAGGTATCACTCGTGAGAAATTTGCACTAGAGAGCGAGACCAAAACCGCTTACGATGAGATTTTTGAAGAGGATGTGATTAAATATGCAGGACAACGTCCTAGGCTATCTATGCCTATTACGCTAACAGATAAAGATATTACCATTGTCAAGTCGGTTATAAACTATCAGGTATGTAAAGAAGTATGTATTCCTCAAGACTTTTATATTGCTCACAACCTCAAAACGGGTAAAGTTAAAGCCTTTACAGATTATAATGAGTTTGAAAAATATGGAGCAACGCCAGCACAAAAAGATAAAGGAGAAGAAGAGGAAGGTGTGATAGACGATAATGGACCTAGTAACAAAGGTTTGTGGGCTACATTTTTTCTATCTTTTCTAGGAGGTCTTGCAGCTCTTTTTACACCTTGTGTATTCCCTATGATCCCTATGACGGTGAGCTATTTTACAAAACAAAGTAAATCTCGAGCTGCCGGTATACGTAATGCTATCATTTATGGCATCTCTATCATTATTATATATGTAGTACTGGGACTCACAGTAACTGGTATTTTTGGAGCTACCGCAATTGTTGAGGTCTCTACTAGTGTTACTTTTAATCTAGTGTTCTTTATATTACTAGTAGTATTTGCCGTTTCATTTTTCGGAGCCTTTGAGATTATGCTTCCTCAAAAATGGGCAAATAAGATAGACAGCAAAGCAGATCGTGGAGGATTTGCAGGTATATTTTTTATGGCGCTTGCACTCGCTATCGTTTCCTTCAGCTGTACGGGTCCTATAGTAGGCGTTGCGCTAGTACAATCTATTACAGAAGGTGGTATTACCCCAGTAATAAGTATGCTTGGTTTTTCTACTGCTATAGCACTGCCATTTGCACTATTTGCAATGTTTCCAGGGTGGTTAAATAGTTTGCCAAAATCTGGCGGATGGCTCAATACGGTAAAAGTAGTTTTAGGATTTTTAGAGCTTGGACTAGCACTCAAGTTTTTATCAAATGCAGATTTGGTAATTGATGGTCATTATCTAGAGCGTGAGGTATTTTTAGTATTGCTTATTGCAATCATGGTTGGGCTAGCATTGTATTTATTTGGTAAAATTCAACTATCACATGACACAGAAGTAAAGAATATCTCTGTGGGCAGATTACTACTAGGGATAATTACTACTGCTTTCATTTTATACCTCATTCCTGGATTATGGGGTGCGCCACTCAAACTCATAAGTGGTTTCCCACCGCCTATGAATTATAGCGAGTCGCCTTATGGAATAGCAGGGCAGGCTACACTCTCTAATAGTACGGCAGAGTTTCCAGAAAATGCAGAGATAGGACCGCACGGGTTATTATCCTTTACAGATTATGAAGCAGGTATGGAGTATGCCCGTAAAGAGAGAAAACCTGTACTGCTAGATTTCACTGGAAAAGCTTGTGTAAACTGTCGTCGTATGGAAGAGTTAGTGTGGTCTAAACCGGGCGTGTTAAATATCTTAAAGAATGATGTTGTTTTGATATCTTTATACGGAGATTCTCAAGAAGAGCTTCCAGAAGCCGAGCAGGGAGTAAGTGCTTCAGGACGTCGCATTAAAACAGTAGGTAACAAGTGGAGTAACTTCCAGATAGAGCGTTATAATCTTGTTGCAGCGCCATATTATGTAATGCTGGATCATGATGAAAAACCATTAAACAAGCCTGTAGCTTATACTCCTGATGCAAAAAAGTATGAAAACTGGCTTAAAACTGCCATCACAACCTTTAACAATCAATAA
- a CDS encoding CocE/NonD family hydrolase, with amino-acid sequence MNYTFKLLCIVCFFAFAKASSAQSRETILDTTYQVSEHYNKQEVRIKMRDGVHLHTTIYSPKDTSKSYPILMQRTPYSSKPYGEGQMRTAIAPNAYLMQEGNIIVYQDVRGRWMSEGKYDNMRAFIPNKTGTQIDEASDTYDTIEWLVNNVENNNGNVGTWGISYPGFYATYSLLSGHPALKAASPQACIGDFFFDDFHHNGAYLLSYWRATAVFGYQKDAPTTESWYDFPDLDSDDQFDFFLKTGPLSNLDKYYDETNEFWTQLKEHPNYDEFWESRGIIQHLENIEPAVMVVGGLYDAEDLYGPWETYKNIEKRSNNYNTVVFGPWSHGDWARNKPRQAVGNVYFGDNISDYFQRDIETKFFNHFLKGGDKGEATGLPEAHVFDSGSKEWNSFEQWPPKKSMKASFFLGKDNALTGSPSTKYDAEKFVSDPANPVPYAEGKKMVFTPRKYMSDDQRFAAAREDVLVYETPVLDDDLTLVGDIMAKLNVATTGTSADWIVKIIDVYPDDVPNTQETEEGVEMAGYHQMVRSEVMRGRFRKSFERPQPFVAGEKDEVFVKLQDVLHTFKKGHKLQVQIQSTWFPLIDLNPQTYVDNIFEAKEEDFTKQTHSVFHSSKIEFNILTK; translated from the coding sequence ATGAATTACACCTTTAAACTACTTTGTATAGTATGCTTTTTTGCTTTCGCGAAAGCGTCATCTGCACAATCACGAGAAACTATCTTAGATACCACCTATCAAGTTTCTGAGCATTATAACAAACAAGAAGTGCGCATCAAAATGAGAGATGGCGTGCATCTTCATACTACCATTTACTCGCCAAAGGATACCTCAAAATCGTATCCTATTTTAATGCAGCGCACGCCATACAGTTCAAAGCCATATGGCGAAGGGCAAATGCGTACGGCGATAGCTCCTAATGCTTATTTAATGCAGGAGGGTAATATTATCGTATATCAAGATGTGCGTGGTCGCTGGATGAGTGAAGGTAAATATGATAACATGCGGGCATTTATTCCTAATAAAACAGGAACCCAAATAGATGAAGCTAGTGATACCTATGATACGATAGAGTGGTTAGTAAATAACGTAGAGAATAATAACGGAAACGTAGGGACATGGGGAATTTCTTACCCTGGATTTTATGCAACTTATTCTTTGTTAAGTGGTCATCCAGCTTTAAAAGCGGCATCACCACAAGCATGTATAGGCGATTTCTTTTTTGATGATTTTCATCACAATGGAGCTTATTTGTTAAGCTACTGGAGAGCAACTGCAGTTTTTGGTTACCAGAAAGATGCTCCTACTACAGAGTCTTGGTATGATTTTCCAGATTTAGATAGTGATGACCAGTTTGACTTTTTCTTAAAAACAGGACCTTTATCGAACTTAGATAAGTATTACGATGAGACTAATGAGTTCTGGACGCAATTAAAAGAGCACCCTAACTATGATGAATTTTGGGAATCTAGAGGGATTATCCAGCACTTAGAAAATATAGAGCCTGCTGTAATGGTCGTAGGCGGACTTTATGATGCCGAAGATTTATATGGACCTTGGGAAACTTACAAGAATATAGAGAAGCGTAGTAATAACTATAATACTGTTGTTTTTGGACCATGGAGTCATGGAGACTGGGCTCGTAATAAGCCGAGACAAGCAGTGGGTAATGTTTATTTTGGCGATAATATTTCAGACTATTTTCAAAGAGATATTGAGACAAAATTCTTTAATCACTTTTTAAAAGGAGGTGATAAAGGGGAAGCAACAGGATTACCAGAAGCACACGTTTTTGACTCAGGAAGTAAAGAATGGAACTCTTTTGAGCAATGGCCACCTAAAAAATCGATGAAAGCTTCTTTCTTTTTAGGAAAAGACAATGCTCTTACGGGAAGTCCTTCTACAAAGTATGATGCAGAGAAGTTTGTAAGTGATCCAGCAAACCCAGTACCATATGCAGAGGGTAAAAAGATGGTATTTACACCACGTAAATATATGTCTGATGACCAACGTTTTGCTGCAGCGCGTGAGGATGTATTGGTATATGAAACACCGGTACTTGATGATGATTTGACGCTAGTAGGAGATATCATGGCAAAGCTTAATGTAGCCACTACAGGAACATCTGCAGATTGGATTGTAAAAATTATAGATGTATACCCAGATGATGTACCTAACACTCAAGAAACAGAAGAAGGTGTAGAGATGGCAGGATATCACCAGATGGTACGTAGTGAGGTAATGCGCGGTCGTTTTAGAAAGAGCTTTGAACGCCCTCAGCCATTTGTTGCGGGAGAGAAAGATGAGGTTTTTGTGAAGCTACAAGATGTGCTTCACACGTTTAAAAAGGGACATAAATTGCAAGTGCAAATACAAAGCACATGGTTTCCTCTTATAGATTTAAATCCGCAGACGTATGTGGATAATATCTTTGAAGCAAAGGAAGAAGATTTTACTAAGCAAACACATAGTGTATTCCACTCTTCAAAAATTGAATTTAATATTCTTACCAAGTAA
- a CDS encoding helix-turn-helix domain-containing protein — translation MKTSVKAGYVKRTQKDYSISFKLQVVEEIELGHLSRTEACHKYGIQAKSTIREWLRKYGNFDWEHQSQTTVNKTPEQKILELEAKVKLLEKQKARAEHLAERADKKVIIFDMLVDMAEKEYDIQIRKNYKPELSTTLKKNTKKR, via the coding sequence ATGAAAACTTCAGTAAAAGCTGGGTACGTTAAGCGTACTCAAAAAGATTATTCGATTTCTTTCAAGCTTCAAGTCGTTGAAGAAATTGAGTTAGGTCATTTAAGTAGAACAGAAGCCTGTCATAAGTATGGCATACAAGCAAAGTCTACAATTCGAGAATGGCTCAGAAAATATGGTAACTTTGATTGGGAACACCAATCTCAAACTACTGTGAACAAGACACCCGAACAAAAGATATTAGAGCTAGAGGCTAAAGTTAAACTACTGGAGAAACAGAAAGCAAGAGCAGAGCATCTTGCCGAACGAGCAGATAAGAAGGTTATTATCTTTGATATGCTTGTTGATATGGCTGAGAAGGAATATGATATCCAGATTAGAAAAAATTACAAACCCGAGTTATCGACCACTTTAAAGAAGAACACAAAGAAACGTTAG
- a CDS encoding IS3 family transposase, whose amino-acid sequence MDHFKEEHKETLVSTCDLLGVNRQVYYRSIKSRVHKQSIAQKVIVLVRDIRVCMPELGTRKLYYILKEKLSVLNVGRDRLFRILRANHMLIKPKRSYHITTDSHHRFRKHKNLVSTIEIEKPESVWVSDITYVGTRINPSYLALVTDAYSKKIVGYNVSNSLSLNGSLLALDMAVKSREYKARPLIHHSDRGLQYCANEYQKLLKKNDIKASTTEKYDPYENAIAERINGILKQEFNIAKNIKDLSLKKELIKNAITIYNNRRPHLSNHMLTPMQMHKQQILKRKRIILKSCV is encoded by the coding sequence ATCGACCACTTTAAAGAAGAACACAAAGAAACGTTAGTTTCTACCTGTGATTTACTCGGGGTAAACAGACAGGTTTACTATAGATCTATTAAATCAAGAGTACATAAACAGTCAATAGCTCAAAAGGTTATTGTGCTAGTTCGTGACATACGAGTCTGTATGCCTGAGCTAGGCACTCGTAAACTGTACTATATTCTTAAAGAAAAGCTATCGGTATTAAATGTTGGCAGAGATAGACTCTTTAGAATATTACGCGCTAATCATATGCTTATAAAACCTAAGCGGAGCTATCATATTACAACAGACTCGCATCATCGTTTTAGAAAGCATAAGAATTTAGTAAGCACCATCGAGATTGAAAAACCAGAATCTGTTTGGGTAAGCGATATAACCTATGTTGGAACTAGAATCAATCCATCATATCTGGCACTTGTTACAGATGCGTATTCTAAGAAAATTGTTGGTTATAATGTGTCTAACAGCTTATCCCTAAACGGTTCGTTATTAGCCTTGGATATGGCTGTGAAAAGTAGAGAATATAAAGCGAGGCCTTTGATACATCATTCAGATAGAGGTCTACAGTATTGCGCTAATGAGTATCAAAAACTCTTAAAGAAAAATGATATAAAAGCTAGTACGACAGAAAAATATGATCCTTACGAAAACGCAATTGCAGAGAGAATCAATGGAATCTTAAAGCAAGAGTTCAATATAGCCAAGAATATAAAAGATCTAAGTCTAAAAAAAGAACTCATTAAAAATGCAATAACTATTTACAACAATAGAAGACCACATCTATCAAACCATATGCTAACTCCAATGCAAATGCACAAACAACAAATCCTAAAAAGAAAACGGATCATTCTCAAAAGTTGTGTGTGA
- a CDS encoding transposase family protein encodes MHLYFEERNETPKEEYIRILIAHGFHKEVTIQDFPLRGNTVYLHVKRRRWIDKQTKEIVQRDWNLVAQGTRMTAEFADFLKEISQY; translated from the coding sequence ATGCATCTTTATTTTGAGGAGCGTAACGAGACTCCAAAAGAAGAATATATCCGCATACTTATTGCACACGGTTTTCACAAAGAGGTCACGATTCAAGATTTTCCTCTACGTGGCAATACTGTTTATCTCCACGTAAAGCGACGCAGGTGGATTGACAAGCAAACCAAAGAGATAGTTCAAAGAGACTGGAACCTAGTAGCACAGGGAACACGGATGACCGCCGAGTTTGCTGATTTTTTAAAAGAAATTAGTCAATACTAG
- a CDS encoding transposase has translation MGRFYGVNGKKLQRQYKDYLSDFKNWDQKKHAKQYLIFPENIGPYLSIDETALSKGELYTIITNKKAKGKKGSIVAIFKGTKAEPIIAQLLKISAKKRAKVIEITLDMANTMKTICKKCFPKAIQVTDRFHVQKLALEALQDIRVKHRWEAIDLENENIKLARVNNTPHQPEIFENGDTRKQLLARSRYLLYKAPSKWTKNQHHRSKVLFKEYPDIKTAFNLVQGLINIFNTGRSIETAYTKLAHWYSDVEKTGYKAFNSIVNTISLNYRSILNYFINRSTNASAESFNAKIKAFRAQFRGVKNVEFFLYRLTTIFA, from the coding sequence ATCGGGCGTTTTTATGGCGTTAATGGAAAGAAGCTACAGCGCCAGTACAAAGATTATCTAAGTGACTTTAAAAACTGGGATCAAAAGAAGCACGCAAAACAGTACCTGATTTTTCCAGAGAATATAGGACCTTACTTATCTATAGACGAGACCGCATTATCCAAAGGAGAACTCTATACGATTATTACCAATAAAAAAGCCAAAGGAAAGAAAGGCAGTATTGTTGCCATCTTCAAGGGAACAAAAGCAGAACCAATCATAGCACAACTGCTGAAAATATCTGCTAAGAAAAGAGCCAAGGTAATAGAGATAACCCTTGATATGGCTAACACTATGAAAACTATTTGTAAAAAATGTTTCCCGAAAGCTATACAGGTTACAGACCGATTCCATGTACAAAAACTAGCACTAGAGGCGCTACAAGACATTCGTGTCAAACATAGATGGGAAGCAATAGACCTAGAGAATGAAAACATAAAACTAGCACGAGTCAACAACACACCCCATCAACCTGAAATCTTTGAAAATGGTGATACCAGAAAGCAGCTTTTAGCAAGAAGTAGATATCTACTTTATAAAGCACCCAGCAAATGGACAAAAAATCAACACCACAGAAGTAAAGTTCTCTTCAAGGAATATCCAGATATAAAAACTGCATTTAATCTAGTACAAGGTCTAATAAATATCTTTAATACAGGAAGATCAATAGAAACAGCATATACCAAATTAGCACACTGGTACAGTGACGTCGAAAAAACAGGTTACAAAGCATTTAATTCAATCGTAAACACGATAAGCCTTAACTATAGATCAATATTAAACTACTTTATAAATAGAAGCACAAACGCGTCAGCAGAATCATTCAATGCGAAAATCAAGGCGTTTAGAGCTCAATTTAGAGGTGTGAAAAATGTAGAATTCTTTCTTTATAGATTAACAACAATATTTGCATAA